In one window of Paraflavitalea soli DNA:
- a CDS encoding NAD-dependent epimerase/dehydratase family protein — translation MKVLILGSEGFIGNHLVKHFLQNKWDVTGCDLIEASPAGYQYQKISLLSADLEQLFAGLKYDACINAAGSGNVPYSLTHPLSDFEANVSSVIHVLEVIRKFNPECRYIHISSAAVYGNPQQLPIEETAALMPLSPYGWHKQMSEQLCLEYYQQFGVRTAVTRPFSVYGPGLRKQLFWDVYQKILKAGNTLELWGTGKESRDFIFVEDLVQALWLILEKGNMQGESYNVATGVETTIEEAVGLFIRALQQKTSLAFNQKGRPGDPLYWRADMSRLTSLGFKPAYSLEKGLQLTADWITVHGQ, via the coding sequence ATGAAAGTGCTTATTCTGGGATCAGAAGGTTTTATCGGAAATCATCTTGTAAAGCATTTCCTGCAAAATAAATGGGATGTAACCGGCTGCGATCTGATCGAAGCTTCCCCTGCAGGATATCAATACCAGAAAATATCCCTGCTATCTGCTGATCTGGAGCAATTATTTGCCGGACTTAAATACGATGCCTGCATCAATGCTGCCGGTAGCGGCAATGTTCCTTATTCTTTAACCCATCCGCTCAGTGATTTTGAAGCCAATGTATCTTCTGTTATACATGTACTGGAGGTGATCCGGAAATTTAACCCTGAATGCCGGTACATCCATATCTCCAGTGCAGCCGTCTATGGTAATCCGCAACAATTACCAATTGAGGAAACAGCAGCATTAATGCCTTTGTCCCCTTATGGGTGGCATAAACAAATGTCAGAGCAATTGTGCCTTGAATATTACCAGCAGTTTGGTGTTCGCACTGCGGTGACACGTCCCTTTTCCGTGTATGGCCCCGGCCTGCGTAAGCAGCTCTTTTGGGATGTGTATCAAAAAATACTAAAAGCTGGTAATACCCTCGAATTATGGGGAACAGGTAAAGAAAGCAGGGACTTCATTTTTGTGGAAGACCTGGTGCAGGCGCTATGGCTGATACTTGAAAAGGGAAATATGCAGGGCGAATCCTATAATGTGGCAACCGGCGTGGAAACTACCATTGAAGAAGCTGTAGGATTATTTATACGCGCATTGCAGCAGAAAACCTCACTAGCATTCAATCAGAAAGGACGCCCCGGCGACCCGCTATACTGGCGCGCTGATATGTCCCGCCTGACATCCTTAGGGTTTAAGCCTGCCTATTCGTTGGAAAAAGGACTGCAGTTAACAGCCGATTGGATCACTGTACATGGCCAATAA
- a CDS encoding ABC transporter ATP-binding protein encodes MTAPVIKVESLSKKFILSHEAQEKYTTLRDVITRRVKKLSGRSDKRMATKEEFWALNDVSFEIEQGDRVGIIGRNGAGKSTLLKVLSRITDPTAGRISIRGRVASLLEVGTGFHPELSGRENIFLNGAILGMSRAEIRKKFDEIVAFAEIEKFLDTPVKRYSSGMYVRLAFAVAAHLEPEILIVDEVLAVGDAQFQKKCLGKMEDVSKNQGRTVLFVSHQIGTIAQLCDKTMLLKKGALAAFESTSRVIDKYLSKESYSESNKYKSEKKLLDHYNNLFEEVYTVNENNKETEEFGFSESISVCCLIKLKSKNSNLKVGVTIQNIHGYYISTSIYEIEKEELANKDFITVKVTFPPNIIAPNSYYFRVALFEENTVYEILENICGIRVIDTGTELSRYEGVNYGSVVLTNKWELI; translated from the coding sequence ATGACAGCACCGGTTATTAAAGTGGAGTCGTTATCAAAAAAGTTCATTCTTAGCCATGAAGCGCAGGAAAAGTATACTACGTTACGGGATGTCATTACCCGCAGGGTAAAAAAGCTGTCCGGAAGGTCGGATAAGCGTATGGCTACCAAAGAAGAGTTCTGGGCGTTAAATGATGTCAGTTTTGAGATAGAGCAGGGAGATAGGGTAGGGATTATTGGCCGTAACGGTGCAGGTAAAAGTACTCTGCTGAAGGTGCTCAGCCGTATTACTGATCCTACGGCCGGCCGCATTTCAATCCGCGGAAGAGTGGCCAGTTTGTTGGAGGTAGGTACAGGCTTTCACCCCGAACTGAGTGGGCGGGAGAATATTTTCCTGAACGGAGCTATCCTGGGAATGAGCCGGGCGGAGATCAGGAAGAAGTTTGATGAAATTGTGGCTTTTGCCGAAATAGAAAAATTCCTGGATACTCCGGTAAAGCGATACAGCAGTGGTATGTATGTGCGGCTGGCCTTTGCAGTGGCAGCACACCTGGAACCGGAAATATTAATAGTAGATGAAGTACTGGCCGTAGGTGATGCTCAGTTTCAGAAAAAATGCCTGGGAAAGATGGAAGATGTTAGTAAAAATCAGGGAAGAACGGTTTTGTTTGTTAGCCACCAAATCGGAACTATTGCACAGCTATGTGATAAAACAATGCTACTAAAAAAAGGAGCATTGGCTGCATTTGAATCAACCTCACGAGTTATAGACAAATACTTGAGTAAAGAAAGCTATTCAGAAAGTAATAAATACAAGAGCGAAAAAAAATTGCTTGATCATTACAATAATCTTTTCGAAGAGGTTTATACCGTTAATGAAAATAATAAAGAAACTGAAGAATTTGGTTTCTCAGAAAGCATTTCAGTTTGTTGTTTAATAAAATTAAAATCTAAAAATTCGAACCTTAAGGTTGGAGTAACGATCCAAAACATACATGGTTATTATATTTCAACCAGTATTTACGAAATAGAAAAGGAAGAATTAGCGAATAAAGATTTTATTACTGTTAAGGTCACTTTCCCCCCCAATATTATAGCACCCAATTCATATTATTTTAGAGTTGCTTTATTTGAAGAAAATACAGTTTATGAAATTTTAGAAAATATATGTGGTATTAGAGTAATAGATACTGGCACTGAACTATCAAGATATGAAGGTGTCAACTATGGAAGCGTTGTTCTGACAAATAAATGGGAGTTGATATAA
- a CDS encoding glycosyltransferase family 4 protein, whose product MANKKVTHIIVNNLGGITSLISNLIRCKGEDALPQEVLLLNIKGNTNAPSQVDQDKDIVVKQFSLYPRHNWYHVYRKLAETIGDESGVLVSNDVYELLMLSHYKIPRQVVQIVHDGYNVRLSLQYEEVIDAFICHSRFFYEILCQLLPHRRGDIHHIAYGIPLSGEPRTSRLHHDPLRLVFLGRHDVNKGVFDLHAIHELLQHKGIPVDWLILGKGPETEKLQEQWKGEKGVRFYTPPSYDEVLQLLSTRDIFVFPTRFEGFPVALTETMSMGCVPIVTDLPGGIREIVRPGDTGYLCSQENNNDFADHIARLHQDRNKLEQLSVQARHVIYEGYNARIQSPRYQALFNELAARKELPRHHAVRRKIGSRLDQPWIPNTITKYFRRAF is encoded by the coding sequence ATGGCCAATAAGAAGGTTACACATATTATCGTAAACAATCTTGGGGGAATTACGTCACTGATTAGTAACCTGATACGGTGTAAAGGTGAGGATGCATTACCCCAGGAAGTACTCCTGCTGAATATAAAAGGGAATACCAATGCCCCCTCCCAGGTTGATCAGGATAAAGATATCGTGGTAAAACAATTTTCATTATACCCGCGGCATAATTGGTATCATGTATACCGGAAATTAGCAGAAACCATTGGTGATGAATCCGGTGTCCTGGTCAGCAATGATGTATATGAGCTTCTCATGCTAAGTCACTACAAAATCCCCCGCCAGGTAGTACAGATCGTTCATGATGGATATAATGTACGTTTGTCCTTGCAATATGAAGAAGTAATAGATGCGTTCATCTGTCATAGTCGGTTCTTTTACGAGATACTTTGCCAGCTATTACCACATCGTCGTGGAGATATTCATCATATTGCCTATGGTATTCCCTTGTCCGGTGAGCCGCGCACAAGCCGGCTGCACCACGATCCGCTGAGGTTGGTGTTTTTAGGCAGACATGATGTGAACAAAGGCGTTTTTGACTTGCATGCCATTCATGAACTATTGCAACATAAAGGTATCCCTGTTGATTGGCTGATATTGGGGAAAGGACCTGAGACAGAAAAGTTACAGGAACAATGGAAGGGCGAGAAAGGAGTAAGGTTTTATACCCCACCTTCTTATGATGAGGTACTGCAACTATTATCCACCCGGGATATCTTTGTATTCCCTACCCGTTTTGAAGGATTCCCCGTTGCCCTGACAGAGACCATGAGTATGGGTTGTGTGCCGATTGTGACCGATCTACCAGGTGGCATCCGTGAAATTGTAAGACCGGGAGATACCGGATACCTTTGCAGTCAGGAGAATAATAACGACTTTGCCGACCATATTGCCCGGCTTCATCAGGATCGTAATAAGCTGGAGCAGCTCAGCGTCCAGGCCAGGCACGTAATTTATGAAGGATATAATGCCCGGATCCAATCACCCCGGTATCAGGCATTATTCAATGAATTGGCAGCCCGAAAAGAATTACCACGGCATCATGCAGTGCGCCGGAAAATAGGTTCACGCCTTGATCAGCCCTGGATCCCTAACACCATTACCAAATATTTCAGAAGAGCATTTTAA
- a CDS encoding ABC transporter permease, with the protein MSAVTEELIIEPGRSEKNYWKDLWRYRELFYILSWRDIKIRYKQTVIGAAWGVIRPFLTMLVFTFVFGKIANLADKNGPPYPIIVFAGLLPWQFFSTALSEASNSLIGNANLISKIYFPRMIVPASSIITSLIDFAISFGLLLLAMLYYHYIPPIQILLLPLFIIMVLIIALGVGLYVTALNVKYRDFRYIIPFIVQFGLYITPVGYSSQKIAQMYGEQARFWFSINPLAGIIDGFRWCIVGEPMYWPGFFLSWGLMLFFLWLGITYFRKTEKSFADNI; encoded by the coding sequence ATGTCTGCTGTTACAGAAGAGTTGATTATCGAGCCTGGTCGGTCTGAAAAGAATTACTGGAAAGATCTGTGGCGCTATAGGGAGCTGTTTTATATCCTTAGCTGGCGGGATATAAAGATCCGTTACAAGCAAACGGTAATTGGAGCGGCCTGGGGAGTAATAAGACCATTCCTGACGATGCTGGTATTCACATTTGTTTTCGGAAAGATTGCCAACCTGGCCGATAAAAATGGTCCGCCTTACCCCATCATTGTTTTTGCAGGATTATTACCCTGGCAATTTTTTTCCACTGCTTTATCTGAAGCGAGTAATAGTTTGATCGGTAATGCAAACCTAATATCGAAGATCTACTTCCCCCGGATGATCGTACCAGCCTCGTCCATTATTACCAGTCTGATAGATTTCGCTATCTCCTTTGGACTGCTGTTATTGGCAATGTTGTACTACCATTACATCCCCCCTATACAAATACTTTTGCTGCCATTATTTATAATAATGGTATTAATTATAGCTTTGGGAGTAGGTCTATATGTTACTGCGCTTAATGTAAAGTACAGGGACTTTCGTTATATCATTCCTTTTATCGTTCAGTTTGGTCTTTACATTACACCAGTGGGCTACAGCAGCCAGAAAATTGCTCAAATGTATGGTGAACAGGCCCGGTTTTGGTTCTCCATTAATCCCCTGGCTGGAATAATAGATGGCTTTCGCTGGTGTATTGTGGGAGAACCTATGTACTGGCCAGGATTTTTTCTATCCTGGGGCCTGATGCTGTTTTTCTTATGGTTAGGCATCACCTATTTCCGGAAAACCGAAAAGTCGTTTGCAGACAATATATAA
- a CDS encoding glycosyltransferase: MKIIQVLPFFLPHAVGGTEVYVWSLCKYLQKHGIEAEVLVPNYFTDEYDTYIYDNIKVTKYPEPTKVGRLHKMGIARPDGLIHFKEYLQLEKPDAVHFHDINGGSGISVAHLETSAELGIDTYYTMHLAGQICRVQTLIYKEKELCNGVIKSQRCAACAMVHHNKPAWMAHLIAMAGSGLHAIGIDAGYWNNPLGTGLSMVNRMHSLQQELVRIAGACKKVIVLTDWFKKMMLLNGFPEDKLITIKQALPYIDNNAQLVNLSFNRPDSLKLVYAGRINPVKGIHLILKALQDLPENSIELSIYGQEENNEYNTYCHSLAQGRKNIHWRGLLPRNQLLSAFGQHDIFCLASAFSEMSPLVIQEAFAAGLPVLASEVYGNAELIKSGENGLLFPFKSILGFKNQVTRLITEKDLLPRLKRNVKQPASFDSVGEQYLNLYNF; encoded by the coding sequence GTGAAGATAATCCAGGTTTTGCCTTTCTTTCTACCACATGCTGTGGGTGGTACAGAAGTATATGTGTGGTCATTATGTAAATATCTTCAAAAACATGGTATTGAAGCAGAAGTGCTGGTACCTAATTATTTTACCGATGAATATGATACCTACATATATGACAATATTAAAGTTACAAAATACCCTGAACCGACCAAGGTAGGACGCCTGCATAAAATGGGTATCGCCAGGCCGGATGGCCTGATTCACTTCAAAGAGTATCTTCAATTGGAAAAGCCAGACGCTGTGCATTTTCATGACATCAATGGCGGTAGCGGCATTTCGGTTGCACATCTTGAAACAAGTGCAGAATTAGGAATCGACACATATTATACAATGCACCTGGCCGGACAAATTTGCAGGGTTCAAACACTTATATACAAGGAGAAAGAGCTCTGTAATGGTGTTATTAAATCCCAAAGATGTGCTGCATGTGCTATGGTTCACCACAATAAACCTGCCTGGATGGCACATCTCATCGCCATGGCCGGCAGTGGTTTGCATGCAATTGGCATTGATGCCGGATATTGGAATAATCCTTTAGGTACAGGGTTGTCAATGGTCAACAGGATGCATAGCCTGCAGCAGGAACTGGTTAGAATAGCAGGAGCCTGTAAAAAAGTAATTGTGTTGACCGATTGGTTTAAAAAGATGATGTTATTAAATGGGTTTCCGGAAGATAAGTTGATTACCATAAAGCAAGCATTACCTTATATAGATAACAATGCGCAATTGGTAAACCTATCGTTTAATCGGCCTGATTCACTGAAGCTGGTTTATGCAGGGCGTATCAATCCGGTTAAAGGAATCCATCTCATATTAAAAGCACTACAGGATTTACCGGAGAATAGTATTGAATTGAGTATTTATGGTCAGGAGGAGAATAATGAATATAACACCTATTGCCATAGCCTTGCGCAGGGAAGAAAGAACATTCATTGGCGAGGTCTTTTACCACGTAATCAATTACTATCGGCTTTTGGTCAGCATGATATATTTTGCCTGGCTTCAGCATTTTCAGAAATGTCACCGCTTGTGATACAGGAAGCATTTGCAGCAGGTTTACCTGTTTTAGCGAGTGAGGTATACGGAAATGCAGAATTGATAAAATCCGGAGAGAACGGATTATTATTCCCTTTTAAATCCATATTGGGCTTTAAAAACCAGGTAACACGGTTAATAACAGAAAAAGACCTGTTACCCCGGCTTAAAAGGAATGTTAAGCAACCTGCCTCTTTTGACAGCGTGGGCGAACAATACCTGAACTTATATAATTTTTAA
- a CDS encoding glycosyltransferase, with the protein MRVAFVDNLPVGGGLSRFSYMLCKSLLEEDRSVQIDYYVHETNLVRTPEINTLNGNISIKLLETSRQPSFTKRMASKVAGKLGFVGQSVDPVMQEVENRIKGYDVAYFPSAHMMPRPDLTVPITGTIHDFNWKYFFGRQIFTSSFVEQMDSAIVSWMQSSATACSSYDVVNEAKKLYPGLTGYPDVVHLAPVAFSKDIEEQEAEKALAGLGIDYPYIIFPGNFFPHKNHLNLFSAFALLKKRAGYSNLKLILTGMHTDQIEFGIAERNGIQLVTKNSPNKYFDVRGLGYQPNHVIDALIKKARLLVSPSLYEAICTPGMDAWHFGTPTAISDIPPFREHEQVWGIRSAFFDPMDPLHIADMVEKYLNNYPAAREDGIISRQNISKYTWDKVAKGYFKLFQKAIS; encoded by the coding sequence ATGCGCGTTGCATTTGTAGATAATCTTCCGGTAGGAGGTGGTTTATCTCGTTTTTCCTATATGCTTTGCAAAAGCCTTTTAGAGGAAGATAGGTCTGTTCAGATAGATTATTATGTACATGAAACAAACCTGGTAAGAACACCGGAGATCAATACGCTAAACGGGAATATCAGTATCAAATTACTGGAAACAAGCAGGCAACCCTCCTTTACAAAAAGAATGGCCAGTAAGGTAGCCGGTAAGCTGGGGTTTGTAGGACAAAGCGTAGATCCTGTTATGCAGGAAGTGGAGAACAGGATTAAAGGATATGATGTAGCCTATTTCCCTTCAGCCCATATGATGCCTCGTCCAGATCTTACGGTACCGATAACAGGCACCATTCATGATTTTAATTGGAAATATTTTTTTGGGCGCCAGATCTTTACTTCCTCCTTTGTGGAGCAAATGGACAGCGCTATTGTTAGCTGGATGCAGTCCTCTGCCACAGCCTGCTCTTCTTATGATGTTGTCAATGAAGCAAAGAAACTATATCCTGGTTTAACTGGATATCCAGATGTAGTACACCTGGCGCCTGTAGCTTTTTCTAAAGATATTGAAGAGCAGGAAGCTGAAAAGGCGCTGGCAGGACTGGGAATTGATTACCCATATATTATTTTCCCTGGTAACTTTTTCCCGCATAAGAATCACTTGAACCTATTCTCTGCTTTTGCCCTGTTGAAAAAACGGGCAGGGTATTCAAACCTGAAGCTGATCTTAACTGGTATGCATACCGATCAGATCGAGTTTGGTATTGCGGAACGCAATGGGATTCAATTGGTAACAAAGAATTCGCCTAATAAATACTTTGACGTCCGGGGGCTGGGATATCAGCCCAATCATGTGATTGATGCATTGATAAAAAAGGCCCGGCTCCTGGTTTCACCTTCTCTGTATGAGGCCATTTGTACGCCGGGGATGGATGCCTGGCATTTTGGAACACCAACGGCTATTTCAGATATTCCTCCATTCAGGGAGCATGAACAGGTTTGGGGAATACGTTCTGCTTTTTTTGATCCAATGGACCCCTTGCATATCGCCGATATGGTGGAAAAATACCTTAATAACTATCCGGCAGCACGGGAAGATGGCATCATCTCCAGGCAAAATATTTCAAAATATACCTGGGATAAAGTGGCGAAGGGTTATTTCAAATTATTTCAAAAGGCTATAAGTTAG
- a CDS encoding acyltransferase, producing MIKKIIKKLYNVLSPKTRQNGPVLTNVYIGANTEVNLNNIDKSRAPNSKVIIGNDSLISCNIALETDQAVLEIGNNVFIGAGTHIRCVNSIKIESDILISGDCMIQDSDNHNFDFEIRKRDLCDWKKGYHDWSTHPAIPIKICHGAWIGARVIILKGVSIGEKAIVGAGSVVTKDVAPYTIVAGNPAKFIKTVK from the coding sequence ATGATAAAAAAGATCATAAAAAAACTATACAATGTTCTTTCCCCTAAAACTCGTCAAAATGGCCCGGTGCTTACCAATGTTTACATTGGCGCGAATACTGAAGTCAATTTGAATAACATTGATAAGTCCAGGGCTCCAAACTCTAAAGTAATAATAGGAAATGACAGCTTGATTTCCTGCAACATTGCTTTAGAGACAGATCAAGCAGTATTGGAAATTGGCAATAATGTGTTTATTGGGGCAGGCACTCATATTCGTTGTGTAAATTCAATCAAAATCGAATCGGATATTTTGATTTCAGGAGACTGTATGATACAAGACAGTGACAATCATAATTTTGATTTTGAAATAAGAAAGAGGGACTTGTGTGATTGGAAAAAAGGATATCATGATTGGAGTACTCATCCTGCGATCCCTATTAAAATTTGTCATGGTGCGTGGATTGGCGCTAGAGTAATTATTTTAAAAGGGGTGAGCATCGGTGAGAAGGCAATAGTAGGTGCTGGTAGTGTCGTCACAAAAGATGTTGCACCTTACACTATTGTTGCAGGTAATCCTGCTAAATTTATTAAAACTGTGAAATAA
- a CDS encoding glycosyltransferase family 2 protein — protein sequence MQPQPLVSVLMTMYNREKYVAEAIESVLASSWKDLELIIVDDTSTDRSVSIAQSYAEKDNRIRLYVNERNLGDYNNRNKAAGYAKGKYLKYLDSDDTIYPWGLEAMVWCMEKEPAAGFGLMSYSASGTKPFPLLLSPADAYRAFFFKGALITMGPAGAIFKREAFEAVQGFSGKPYVGDSEMWLKMSRRFPLIQMPPELIWWRQHEGQQISEGHKNNYYAINQFKIYKEAILHPDCPLSKDECEMALRNLKNLRAREIIFRKLFKVRWKQAFMLLRESDMNAVDLIKGARRNQYPNGI from the coding sequence ATGCAGCCTCAACCCCTCGTAAGTGTTTTAATGACCATGTATAACCGTGAGAAATACGTGGCCGAAGCCATTGAAAGCGTGTTGGCTTCTTCATGGAAAGATCTGGAGTTGATTATCGTAGATGATACATCAACCGACCGGTCAGTAAGTATTGCTCAGTCGTATGCAGAAAAAGATAACCGGATACGGTTATATGTTAATGAACGTAACCTGGGCGATTACAATAACCGCAATAAGGCCGCAGGATATGCAAAAGGTAAATACCTCAAGTACCTTGATTCTGACGACACCATCTACCCCTGGGGCCTCGAAGCCATGGTGTGGTGTATGGAAAAAGAACCTGCTGCCGGTTTTGGACTGATGTCCTATAGTGCTTCAGGTACAAAACCTTTTCCTTTGTTGCTTTCTCCTGCGGACGCGTACAGGGCTTTTTTCTTTAAGGGCGCCTTAATTACCATGGGACCTGCGGGAGCTATTTTTAAACGGGAAGCATTTGAAGCAGTGCAGGGCTTTAGTGGTAAACCCTATGTGGGTGATTCTGAAATGTGGTTGAAGATGTCCCGCCGGTTCCCGCTCATCCAAATGCCTCCTGAATTGATCTGGTGGCGTCAGCATGAAGGCCAGCAGATCAGCGAAGGACATAAGAATAATTATTACGCAATTAATCAATTTAAGATATATAAAGAAGCAATTCTTCATCCTGATTGTCCCTTGTCTAAAGACGAATGTGAGATGGCACTGAGGAACCTGAAAAATCTACGGGCACGGGAAATCATATTTCGGAAATTATTTAAGGTAAGGTGGAAACAAGCTTTTATGCTGTTGAGGGAAAGTGATATGAATGCGGTGGACCTGATCAAAGGTGCCCGCAGGAATCAATACCCCAACGGTATATAG
- a CDS encoding class I SAM-dependent methyltransferase, translating to MTIERIEPGTAAWTAYYANHIHRYMFALDQIDRQTPALLLDAACGVGYGSNYLASGSQCQVVGVDVSTHALKIANDRFRMAQTEFILDDCCRLEKVSGKGPFDYVISFETLEHLSQPLEFLQLVQKLMRSGGKLIISTPNINVSSPDGNVRWDFHEKEYTAAEFYALLESAGFRDIQLFGQQLNLRGKLKSEVRGDLHQLWSNPFVRAGRWIQRVARGRRFDPVLKETTDDFEIVQFNHPAACDELKMNGPFVLIGVAVK from the coding sequence ATGACAATAGAAAGAATAGAGCCAGGAACTGCTGCCTGGACTGCATACTATGCCAATCATATTCACAGGTACATGTTTGCGCTCGATCAAATTGATCGCCAAACTCCTGCACTCTTACTGGATGCCGCCTGTGGTGTAGGCTATGGCTCTAATTACCTCGCTTCCGGAAGTCAATGCCAGGTTGTCGGTGTTGATGTCAGCACACATGCCTTAAAGATCGCGAATGACCGGTTTCGCATGGCCCAAACAGAATTCATTTTAGATGATTGTTGCCGTCTGGAAAAGGTATCAGGCAAAGGCCCCTTTGATTATGTTATTAGTTTCGAGACCCTCGAACATCTTTCACAACCGCTTGAGTTCTTACAATTGGTTCAGAAGCTGATGCGAAGCGGTGGCAAATTGATCATCAGTACTCCCAATATAAATGTCAGTAGCCCGGATGGCAATGTGCGGTGGGATTTTCATGAAAAGGAATATACAGCTGCAGAATTTTATGCGTTATTGGAGTCCGCCGGATTTAGGGACATTCAATTATTTGGTCAACAATTGAATCTGCGGGGAAAGTTAAAAAGTGAGGTCAGGGGCGACCTGCATCAGCTCTGGTCAAACCCGTTCGTCCGCGCCGGCAGATGGATACAGCGCGTGGCCAGGGGACGCCGCTTCGACCCTGTGCTAAAAGAAACTACCGACGATTTTGAAATAGTACAGTTTAATCACCCGGCTGCATGCGATGAACTTAAAATGAACGGCCCTTTTGTGTTAATCGGAGTAGCTGTAAAATGA
- a CDS encoding class I SAM-dependent methyltransferase has translation MKKLFKLVCPPVLILAGKKAQSLFLKPNSLRYYRPANEDSQELDVYWTDQMANQLEEWGRGHTWNEIECLLVNCSGKVLDIACGTGVNILEMLRFNNLDIYGFDISDFLIKRAIGKGIDPSKLKVADATKTDYLDNEFDFSYSIGSLEHFTEEGIDLFLKEASRYTSKASFHMIPVSESTKDEGWMRTNQSFHNNSVEWWLAKYKKHFREVHVINSAWKDPGLSVGKWFICNK, from the coding sequence ATGAAAAAGTTGTTCAAGCTGGTTTGTCCTCCAGTTTTAATTCTTGCAGGTAAAAAAGCTCAATCTCTTTTTTTAAAACCTAATTCTTTAAGATATTATAGACCTGCAAATGAAGATAGCCAGGAGTTAGATGTTTATTGGACAGATCAAATGGCTAATCAATTAGAGGAATGGGGACGTGGTCATACATGGAATGAAATTGAATGCCTTTTGGTAAATTGTAGCGGTAAAGTGTTGGATATAGCCTGTGGTACTGGCGTTAACATATTGGAGATGTTAAGATTTAATAATCTTGATATATATGGATTTGATATCTCTGACTTTTTGATAAAACGAGCTATAGGAAAAGGAATAGATCCTAGTAAATTGAAAGTTGCTGATGCAACAAAAACAGACTATTTGGATAATGAATTTGATTTTTCTTATTCGATTGGCTCTTTGGAACACTTTACTGAAGAAGGGATTGATTTATTCCTTAAAGAAGCAAGTAGGTATACAAGTAAAGCATCATTTCATATGATTCCTGTATCGGAGTCCACCAAAGACGAAGGATGGATGAGAACCAATCAAAGCTTTCACAATAATTCTGTTGAGTGGTGGCTAGCAAAGTATAAAAAACATTTTAGAGAGGTACATGTAATTAATTCAGCTTGGAAAGATCCCGGGCTTTCAGTTGGAAAGTGGTTTATATGTAACAAGTAG
- a CDS encoding TylF/MycF/NovP-related O-methyltransferase, whose protein sequence is MFLKNILPKRIKVFLRSGKWFFQNYNSIQQQSNLSNAFFYGPITYNADGLVTSQNCDFINEPNFKRAYELAAATNPWPGFTLQWRVYIVCWFANQVKDLPGDFVECGVNTGAYAKSIIEYTGFNQLGKTFHLMDTFDGLVPDLVSEAEKQAGLDKYLDQYKNVYESVIKTFKYDNVNIIKGAVPGTLSQCDAKKIAYLSIDMNNVEPEIAAAEYFYDKVVPGGVIILDDYGFPQHINQKIAFDKFARQKGIAILSLPTGQGIILKK, encoded by the coding sequence ATGTTCTTAAAGAATATTTTGCCTAAAAGAATTAAGGTTTTCCTTAGGAGTGGTAAGTGGTTTTTTCAGAACTATAATTCGATACAGCAACAATCTAATTTAAGCAACGCTTTTTTTTATGGCCCAATCACTTATAATGCAGATGGCCTTGTCACTTCGCAAAATTGCGATTTTATAAATGAGCCAAATTTTAAAAGAGCATATGAATTAGCCGCTGCCACCAATCCCTGGCCTGGATTTACACTGCAGTGGAGGGTTTACATTGTATGCTGGTTTGCCAACCAGGTGAAAGACCTGCCCGGTGATTTTGTCGAATGTGGCGTAAATACAGGTGCTTATGCCAAATCCATTATTGAGTATACAGGATTCAATCAACTGGGAAAGACATTTCATTTAATGGACACTTTCGATGGCCTGGTGCCCGACCTGGTAAGTGAAGCTGAAAAACAGGCAGGCCTGGATAAATATTTAGATCAATATAAAAATGTGTACGAAAGCGTTATTAAAACATTTAAGTACGATAACGTCAATATAATAAAAGGTGCAGTACCTGGCACTTTATCGCAATGTGACGCAAAGAAAATTGCCTATTTATCTATTGATATGAATAACGTTGAGCCCGAAATTGCAGCGGCTGAATATTTCTATGACAAGGTTGTCCCAGGCGGCGTAATTATACTGGATGATTACGGATTTCCCCAACACATCAATCAGAAGATCGCTTTTGATAAGTTTGCCCGTCAAAAGGGTATTGCTATTCTAAGTCTTCCCACCGGTCAGGGAATAATATTGAAAAAATAA